TGCCGCGTCCACTTCATGCGCAACGTGCTGGCCCACGCCGGGAAACAAGGCCGCCGCGTCGTCTCCGCCTTCATCGGCACCGCCTTCGCCCAGGAAAACGCCCCCGCCGCCCATGCCCAATGGCGTCAAGTCGCCGACCAACTCCGCCCCAGGGCGTACAAACTGGCCGACCTGATGGACGAGGCCGAGATGGACGTCCTTGCATACATGGACTTCCCGCAGACCCTTCGCGCCAAACTGCACTCGACCAACCCTATCGAGCGTCTCAACGGCGAGATCAAGCGCCGCACCGAAGTGGTCGGCATCTTCCCCAACGAGGCCGCCATCACCCGCCTGATCTGCGCCATCCTCTTGGAGCAGAACGATGAATGGGCCGTCCAGCGATCCCGATACATGACCCTGGAAACCATCGCTACCATGGGCGATGATCCCCTCACCAGCCTGCCGCCCGTCGCGGCAGCCTGATCAAACCGGCCAAGCCTGCCGGAGATCAAACGGCGATCTCGCTGTTACACCAATCCCAGGGACACGATCCAAGCAGGAACTCGGCCTCGGCCACTACGAAGGTCGAGGGTGGCGCGGATTCCACCACCACGCAGCCTTCTGCATCGCCGCCTACGGATTCCTCATCACCGAGAGGAGTCTGATTCCCCCCTCAGGACTTTGCTCCGCCCCGATCCGCCAAGCGCCTGCCTTGCCCGACGGTTACCGACCCCGAGGATCCGCCCGTCCGGCCTGAGCGCCACGTGACGACGTCGATCACCACCATACGGATTCGATTGACACGGGCACTCGCCCGACGATTACCAAGATGTCCTTGTTGCCAACGGCCAATTATTGAATATCGTTTGCTTATGACACAGTAGAGCTAGTCAGCGACCAGCGTCAGCTCTTCCTCGATCTTAGCCAGCTCGACCAGGATTGCCGCCTGCTGCTTGAGCAAGTTCTCCTTGCGACGCTTGAGCTGGGCAACGCGCTTCGCGGGGTCAGGGAGATTGGCGGGCGATTCTGACGCGACCTTGCGCGCCATCTCACGCTTGAATGTGACGATCTCCTCGCGCTTCACCGTCGGCCGCAACAGCGGCGGCTCGGTTTGCCTGGCCAGGGTCAATTGCTCGTCGGTCAGGGTCGTGAATTGGTAAATGGTCGCGTAGGACGGCGGCAGCTCCTCGAGCAGCAGGCGCTTGCCATCGATGGCCTCGGCCACCTTGCGCAGCTGGTAACTCACCTGGTAGCCGAATGGCAGTTGGTTGTCGACCATGGCCTGATACTCGCCGTGCTCAAGCCGTTCGGCTGCCTGGACGAGATAGCGGCCGATGGTCAGGAAGGTGTCCTGGGCATCACGCCACAGGCGCGAGATCTCCTCGACAAATTCCTCGCGCCGATCAAGCGTCAACACTGTGCCCTCAAGGCGGGCAATGCGTTCATCGCGCGATAGATGTCCGCGAGCTTGGGCCTTGGTGACTTGACGGAACCCGCTCATGGTCAAATCCCCATCTCGGCACGTACGAACGCCCACACACCAGCGACATACTCGCTCCCCCTCCCGCCCTTAAGCTCGAGCAGGCCGATGCCGCGGGAGGAAGTGAACGCGATATCTTCGTAATCCGGCACCTCGATGGGGCAGACCCTGCCCTCCTTGACCAGGATAGCCTTGGCTTCGACAAAACTACGCGCGCGCGGCTTGACGCGGTTGAGCACGAAAGCGGCCTCGACTTGATTTTTGCGGACGAAGCGCATCCAGGGGCGGACGGAATCCAGGTCGTCGTCCGACTGGCCGGTCGGGATCAGCATCAGCGTGGCCACGTTTGCCAGCATCCTGAAGGACTCGGGGTGGTCCTCGATGGAGGGCGGCGTATCGATGATCAGGAGGTCGTGGACCTGGATGCCGTCCAGGGCGTCCTTGACGTCATCCTTAGCCATGGTCGATTCGTAGTGCTGAATGGGCGCCATGTCGTCAGGGCGCTTGGAATACCACTTGGTCAGACTGCGCTGCATATCGAGGTCTAACGTCGCCACCGACAATCCGTCGATAGCCGCGGCGACGGCGAGGTTGCGCGATAGCGTGGCTTTGCCGATGCCGCCCTTGGGCCCCGAGATCACAAGCCTGCGCATTGCTGTACCCCCATTTCGTATTATGACGTTGTGGGGTATAACAGCATGTGGTCGCGCGGGGAATTCCAAACCTAAGACATGTCTTAGGTTTGGAATACAGAAAGGGCCGGAGGCTTTTGCCATCCGGCCCAGTGTCCGCCCGCAGAAGGCGAAGCTCAGTCGTCCTCGTCCTTCTTGTGGGTCTTGCTGGGTTTGCGTTTTAGAAGCTGGCTCATAACATCGGCCTGAGAGCTTGCCCTGGGGGCTTCGGCCAATGGGGCTGCCGGCAGTGTCGGTGTCGGTGCCGACGCGGCTGCGGCGGGCTTGATGGACTCCACGGGAGGGGGCGCAGGAAGGGGTGTCGTGAGGGCGGCGACAATCACGCTGTCGTCCTGCTCCATCTCCCTCGCCAATTTTGTGATATCCGTAGCTGCGCCAACAATGCCTCTGATGATGGCAAGGGCCGCCTCTTTATTGTCACTACCGCTCATTATGTCATTGTCTCTGCCGTGAGTGACCGTCAAGCCGCGCGGCCTGCCGGTTTCCTTTTTCCGCTTCCGGTGGAAGTGAGGCGTTTCAAATCGGCGGTGTCGCGACAGAAAGGCTAGACTTGCCATGGGACAGCGAGTTCACTGTGTACATGTATACGCTGATGCAGGCGGCGCCAAATATGCCGATAGCGACAAGTCCGGGTCCAATGCTAATGGTCAGGGGGGGGGCCAAAAGCGCTCCCGAGAGCAATTTCGATGCCGCGAGCTTCATTCCGGTCATGGAGGGAGGGTACATGGGGACATCCAAGCCGTGTTGTGATGCTGATCAGTATACCATAGGACGAGATTAGCACGTCAAATTTTTGTTTGGGTTGGGCTTTGGCGTAAGCATCCGGTGAAAGCCGGAGGCCCCGCCGTAGCTTTCAGGCGGGGTGGGCGGCGATGCGGGCCAGCACATCGGCCAGCCAGGCTTGCGGATCAATATCGTTCATCTTGGCAGTGACGATCAGACTGTACATGGCCGCCGCTCGCTGCCCGCCACGCTCGGAGCCGGCGAACAGCCACGATTTCCGGCCCAAGGCGATTCCGCGGAGGGCGCGTTCAGCCGCATTGTTCGACAGGCAGACACGGCCATCATCAAGGAAGCGGGTGAAGGCGGGCCAGCGCTTGAGCACGTAGTCCATCGCTTTGGCGAGGTCATTGCCGCGCGAGAGCTTTGCGCGTTGCTCGCGCATCCAGCTTTCCAGATCGGCGACCAAGGGGGCGCTGAGTTCCTTGCGGACGGCGCGGCGCCGTTCGGCCGTCTCGCCACTGATGGTCCGCTCGATCTCGAACAGGGCGTCGATGCGCCGGACCGCCTCCAGCGCCAGCGGCGAGATCACGGCCGTGGTCTTGCCCTGCGCCTTGCGGCGGGCGCTCTCGGCGAGATCGGCCATGACGAAGAATGTGCGGCGGGCATGGACCCAGCAGGCCACTTCCAGGATCTGACCCGGCTCGCGGTCGGGCGCGCAGAGCTTGTTGTAGCCGCCATAGGCGTCGGCCTGGAACAACCCGGCATAGGTGGCCAAATGCCCCTGGGGATGCTCACCACCCCGGTCGCGGGAATAGTAGAACATGGCCGCTGGTGGAGTTTGCCCGCCGAAGGGGCGGTCGTCGCGCACGTAGACCCAACATCGCCCGGTATCGGTCTTGCCCTTGGCCAGGACCGGCACGGTCGTGTCGTCGCCGTGCAGGCGCTCGGCGGCGAAGACATGGGCCTCGATCCGTCGGATCAGCGGCTCCAGCGCCGCGCAGCCGGCCCCCACCTGATCGGCCAAAGTGGACAAGCTGAGCGGCACGCCCTCCTTGGCATAGCGCTCGGCCTGGCGGTTGAGCGGCTGATGCTGACCGAATTTCTCGAACAGGATCATCGCCAGCAGTGATACCGCTCGACGTCCGAAGTGGCTCATCGGGGCTTCCCCTGAAACGCGGGGTGTAATTCACTGGCTCCACCAGATTGGGGGGAGCCATGAGCGGTCGTCTCAAGATATCGGAAGCCAAGACATCTTCGGAACTTCGCGGTTGGGCACGGCATTGCGGCAGCGGGCGGGCTGCCGCGCGAGCCTATGCCATTGCCAATGCGCTCGATGGGCTGATCCGCCGCATCGAGGCCCATGTCTTCGCCGCCGAACGGCTGCACGGCGACGACACCACCGTGCCGGTTCTGGCCAAGGGCAAGACCGACACTGGCCGATGTTGGGTCTACGTGCGCGACGACCGCCCCTTCGGTGGACAAGCCCCGCCGGGCGCGCAGGCGCCCGATTCAAATGACTGCGGCCTTCGCCGCCGGCAGCCATGTTCTACTACTCGCGCGACCGAGGCGGCGAGCATCCCCAGGCCCATCTGGCCGCATATAGCGGGCTGTTCCAGGCCGACGCCTATGGCGGCTATGGCAAGGTTTATGCGCCAGACCGCACGCCGGGCCCGATTCTGGCGGCGGCCTGCTGGGTCCATGCGCGGCGTCCGTTCTTCATCATGGCCGATCTCGCCGAGAACGCGCGGCGCAAGGCGCGCGGCAAGACCACGGCGCCGATTTCACCGTTGGCCCTGGAGGCGGTCCAACGCATCGACGCGCTGTTCGAGATCGAGCGGACGATCAACGGCCAGACCGCCGAGCAGCGCCGTGCCGTCCGCCAGGAGCTCAGCGCCCCCTTGGTTGCAGATCTGGAAGGCTGGCTGCGCGGACAGCGCGCCAAGCTCTCGCGCGGCAACGATCTCGCCAAGGCCATGGACTACATGCTCAAGCGCTGGCACGCATTCACCCGCTTCCTCGACGACGGTCGCGTCTGCCTGCCCAACAATGCCGCCGAACGCGCCCTGCGCGGCTTCGCCTTGGGCCGGAAATCCTGGTTGTTCGCCGGTTCGGATCGCGGTGGCCAGCGTGCCGCCGCCATCTACAGCCTGATCGTCACCGCCAAGA
This is a stretch of genomic DNA from Magnetospirillum gryphiswaldense MSR-1 v2. It encodes these proteins:
- a CDS encoding ParA family protein is translated as MRRLVISGPKGGIGKATLSRNLAVAAAIDGLSVATLDLDMQRSLTKWYSKRPDDMAPIQHYESTMAKDDVKDALDGIQVHDLLIIDTPPSIEDHPESFRMLANVATLMLIPTGQSDDDLDSVRPWMRFVRKNQVEAAFVLNRVKPRARSFVEAKAILVKEGRVCPIEVPDYEDIAFTSSRGIGLLELKGGRGSEYVAGVWAFVRAEMGI